TAACATCAGAGCTTGGAGGATTCACTTTAAACAATTTTACATTTCCATGTGTAGCATTCGTATCACGTCCTGCAATATTGGAATATGTTATTCTCCCTACCAGCATATTATCATCGTCTTTGTGGCCGCCGTTGCCGCCGCACCATCTGTCTTCCTGAGCATTTACTGTATTAATCTTTATAAAGCTTAATATCATGAGAAACGCCATAACAAATATAACCGGATTTATAATTGTTAGTTTTTTCATTTATGTTTTAACTTTTTGTACTCTGAAATTGTATGAGAATTATCCCAATAAAAATTAAAAAGGTCTATAAAATTTTTTGCACTATCTTTGTTCTTTATGATTATATCAGAATTGTTATGACGCGGAATATCTTTATCCAAAATATTCATGTAAACAATTTCCCTGTCTATTACAGTTATGTTAGATAACTGAAGCTCGGAAACTTTTGCCTGCTCACCATAGCTTTCAAATTTTTCAATGTTATCTAATACCTGACTAAGATTTCCTTTGGATGAAACACCCTCTTTTTGAATCCTGTACTGCTCGCCAATTTCATATACTGATTTTATCACACCGCCTCTTTTCAGAAAGCTCTTTGCATTATCATCTAAATCATCCGATACGGCATGTTCAAGTCTTACCATAAAAAGAACTTCGGACTTTGCAAGTTTAAATAGTTCAATAAACTTCAGCCATCTGTATTTATTATGCCCTCTTATTAACTCAACATTAACTAATTTACTTTCATCTGACTCAGTGCTTTTATAAACTTTCAGTAATTCATTGGTTACATCTGTGATTGCGCTGATAGATTCCTTATGGGCTTTTATAAGTTCCTTTTCAATTTTATTTCCGATTATATCAGGCGGAATAATCTGAAACTGAGTAATAGAATTTGTTTCAATTTCGTTGCAATATCCTTTAGCAGTAAATTTTTTCAATGCATCATACACAGTGCTGCGCTTCACTTTGGTTTTTTCCGCAAGCTCCGATGCAGAAAGAACACCTGCTTTGATTAGCTCAAGCAATATCTTTGCTTCGTATTCTTTGAAGTTTAAACTTTCTAATTTTGATATTACTAAATTCATTTAATATTGCCGTCGCTATTCGACAACAATATTACGAATGAAATTTTAAATTTCAAGTAAAATTTTTTTCGCTTTTGATTCCCTTAATTATTTAGACGTATTTTTTTAGAATTCCATGCAGTCCTTTCACTAAATTTCTTTTTAAAATTAGTTATTTTAGACGATATTGAGGTTAAGTATCAATCAATACGCATTATCCTCATTTTACTCAGAAATATATTTTGAAATGACGGATTTTTGACGGATTTTCTGCGGCTCACTATTCCCGTTTACCTTTTTCTTCCCCTTTTATCGATTTGTAATATTCCTCAGCCTCTTTCAGATATGCTTCCCTTTTTTCGCCAACCAAAGTTCTTGTTCGTGTTCTTTTAAATATTTTCTGAATCTCAGGGTCTTCCTCTGATATATCCCGCGCTCCTTCCATCTTTTCGTAGATATCTAATTCATCAGGTTCTTCATAATCTATCTCGATTTCTTCGGGATTATTCTCTTCTGGCTGCACTTCCCTGAATGCCTCCATATCCGTAATCCATACCGGCGCCTCTTTTATCTCAGAATTTTCGTTATTCATTTTTTCTCTGTCAGCATTTTTTATAAGCCGCTGAAGCGGTTTCTCATTATACTCCATATGCAGCAGCTTTGTATATTTTGTAATTATAGTCAGTACTTCATCATATTTCATCCCTGTTTTTTTTAACTGCCAGGGGTTGTCCAGCATTTCATATAGAGTGTTTATATGGCGGGAAATAAACTCTATACGGCTGAGCCTTGTATTATTATTTTCATAAAGCAGTTCATCTACATGATCCTGCCGTGCTATCAGAATAAACTCGGCAAGCTCTTTATGCCACAGAGTTAAAGTAGTTCTGTGCACCCCTATTGCTTTAGCAATTTTGTACATCGGCATACCTTCTGCTTTCAGTTTTACAAATAACATTTTCACCTGCATGTTATGCATAATAGTATTTCCTTTCTGTTTAAATTTTAATCAAGCATAATGCTTTGATTATAAAGGATAGAATTTAACAAGAAAATAATTTTTATTGGAGTGAGTTGAACTTATTAGTACTAATAGGGAAAGTTTTTTAGAAATGTGTTGACAGAAATATTGAAGTATGAAGTATGAAGTATGAAGTATGAAGTATGAAGTATGATAACACTTCCCCCCTCCTTTAGAAGGAGAGCTTGTCCCGCCATAGGCGGGAGGGACTGAGGGGGCGGTATCAAAACGAAATTCGGAGGTGGCTGACGGAGGTGTTCGTTAAAACACCTCTCCTCCCGATAAATCGGGATACACCCCTCAAGGGGAGAATTATTATTTGTACTAACTGCTATATTGTAAGAGACCTCCCCCTTCCCCCTCCTTCGCAGGAGGGGGGAATCTCCTAGATTAAATAAGTATCGAAATTAATTTTTTACCCAAGCTTCCCCCTTCTTTAGAAGGAGAGCTTGCTGTGCCAAGCTTTAGCGTTGTCCCACCATAGGCGGGAGGGACTGAGGGGGCGGTATCAAAAAATAGTTACGGTTTATTAAAATAGACTTTAACTAACCCAAGCTTCCCCCTCCTTTAGAAGGAGGGGGACTGAGGGGGCGGTATCAAAAAATAATTACGGGTTTAATAAAATATAACTTCCCCGGGGTAGGCTAGGGGTCTCGTAAAATTGAATCCTAATTATATTGTACGAGACTCTTCCCCTTCCCCAGCTGAAAGGGCGGTTACAAAACAAAAAAGCCGTTCTGACAAATAAAATCAAAACGGCTTATTAAAATAATTATGAGAAAAATTCTACGCGTAGACCGGAGTGTTATCTATATATATTAAGTACTCGGCAATCTTATCGCCTTCCATTCGGAAAATGTTTACAAATTTTACAGTAACCTGTTTTTCATCTAATCTGGTATATAATACTTCTCCCTGCCATGTTATATAATCATCATTCTGCCATGCGTTAACAATTTTATGCTGCGAGCCTTTGATAGTTGTCCAGAAATATCTTACGGCATCTTCGATAGCTTTTCTTCCGATAACAGGTTCCATATTTCCAAAGCGGAAAGCGCCGTCTTCTTTAATGTAACTTGCAAAACCCTCCGGGTCCATTGCATCAATAGTAGTATGCAGGCCTTTCAGCCAGTCTTTTAAATTTTCCATTTATTTGATTAATTTGAGATGATACAAAATATTAAAATCCGTTTTCACTAAAAATTCCTTTTTCGGTGACAAATCTACCCGCAAAAAACTTTCGTATTGTATTTAGAAATCATTTAACCTGTTTCATTGTTATATTTTTTACAAAATTAATCCTTAACAAAAAACCATGAAGTTAATAAAAATATTTTCAATAACAATTTTATCTTTAATTGTTCTATACGGATGCTCAGTAAAATCTTCCGTAAAAGTTTCCAATAATACTGCATCTAAAAATATTTCCGACAGCACGGAATACAAAGGCGAGAAGCTTAGAAAATCCAATGAAGAATGGAAGGCACAGATGACTCCTGACCAGTACGAAGTAATGCGGGAAAAAGGAACTGAACGCGCATACACTGGCAAGTACTGGGATAACCACGAGAAAGGAATTTACAAATGTTCTGCCTGCGGACTTGAGCTCTTCACCTCTGATACAAAATTTGATTCAGGAACAGGATGGCCGAGCTTCTGGCAGCCAATTAACGAAACAAACGTTCTATGGATAAAAGATAATACTCACGGAATGGAAAGAGATGAAGTAGTCTGCGCAAGATGCGGCAGCCACTTAGGTCACGTATTCGATGACGGTCCCGCCCCGACAGGATTGAGGTATTGTATGAATTCGATTTGTTTGGACTTTGTGAAAGAGAAATAAAATTTTTGTTACCCATTTCGGGAGAGCGGTTCATAGATGAAAAAATTGCCACGACTTTTAAGTCGTGGACAAAATGTAAGAATTAAAGTATTTGGCTTTAGCCAAACCCATTATTTGCCCTGAGGGCACTGAAAGGGGTTGAATTTAGTAACCACGCCTTTCCTGCTTCCCAATCCGCCGCGGCGGATTGGGAAGCTATATTAATATAACATTCCCAACGAGGACGTTGGGAATTAGAATATCTGGACTTCAATTTAAATACAACAATCTACAACATCTTTTTCAAAAACTTCCCTGTATAACTTCTCGCAACTTTTACAACTTCTTCCGGCGTTCCCATTGCAACAACTTCTCCGCCCTCGTCACCTGATTCCGGTCCTAAATCAATTATATAATCTGCGCATTTTATTACATCAAGGTTATGCTCAATTACCACAACTGAATTTCCCTTCTTAATAAGCTCATCAAATGCCTTCAATAACTTTGCAACATCATGGAAGTGTAATCCCGTCGTAGGCTCGTCAAATATAAATAAAGTGTTAACTCCTTTTTCCTGGAAGGTAAGATTGTATGCAAGCTTCACTCTCTGCGACTCCCCGCCTGAAAGCGTTGCGCCTGATTGACCTAGTCGTAAATAACCTAAACCAACATCATCAAGCACTTTTAATTTCTTTGAAACTTTCGGGTATGGTTTAAAAAATCCGATAGCTTCGTTCACAGTCATCTCAAGGACTTCACTTATATTCTTCTGAACGTTTCCGTTTCCCTTTAAATAAATATCAAGAGCTTCCTGCTTATATCTTTTTCCGCGGCAGACTTCACACTCAAGCACTATATCTGCCATGAACTGCATTTCAATTTTTATCTGCCCTGTACCTTCACACGTTTCACATCTTCCGCCCGGCACATTGAACGAAAAATATCCCGCCGAAAGATTTTTTCTCTCCGCTGTAATTGTCTTCGCAAATGTCTCTCTAATAACATCAAATGCTTTTATATATGTAACAGGATTGCTTCGTGATGTCTTTCCTATAGCTGACTGGTCAACCAGCTCAACTGCATCTATGTTTTCGGAGCCGTACAGATGGTCATGGTCGCCTATTTTTTCATTATAGCTGCCCTCAAGTTTTTTCTTCAGTCCGCCGTATAAAATATCGTTTATCAAAGTAGATTTTCCTGAGCCGCTCACTCCGGTAATAACAGTAAACATATTTAACGGAATAGCAGCGTTCACATCTTTCAGATTATTTTCACGCGCGCCTCTTATATCAATAAACTTTGTTTCTTTGTTAACCTGTTTTCTGTGCATCGGAGCGTTTATCTTCATTCTTCCGGATAAATATTTCCCGGTAAGAGAATTTTTATCTTTCAGAATCTTCTCATAATCTCCAATGAAAATTATCTCACCGCCGTTTTCTCCTGCCAA
The genomic region above belongs to Bacteroidota bacterium and contains:
- the msrB gene encoding peptide-methionine (R)-S-oxide reductase MsrB — its product is MKLIKIFSITILSLIVLYGCSVKSSVKVSNNTASKNISDSTEYKGEKLRKSNEEWKAQMTPDQYEVMREKGTERAYTGKYWDNHEKGIYKCSACGLELFTSDTKFDSGTGWPSFWQPINETNVLWIKDNTHGMERDEVVCARCGSHLGHVFDDGPAPTGLRYCMNSICLDFVKEK
- a CDS encoding nuclear transport factor 2 family protein, whose protein sequence is MENLKDWLKGLHTTIDAMDPEGFASYIKEDGAFRFGNMEPVIGRKAIEDAVRYFWTTIKGSQHKIVNAWQNDDYITWQGEVLYTRLDEKQVTVKFVNIFRMEGDKIAEYLIYIDNTPVYA
- a CDS encoding winged helix-turn-helix transcriptional regulator; its protein translation is MNLVISKLESLNFKEYEAKILLELIKAGVLSASELAEKTKVKRSTVYDALKKFTAKGYCNEIETNSITQFQIIPPDIIGNKIEKELIKAHKESISAITDVTNELLKVYKSTESDESKLVNVELIRGHNKYRWLKFIELFKLAKSEVLFMVRLEHAVSDDLDDNAKSFLKRGGVIKSVYEIGEQYRIQKEGVSSKGNLSQVLDNIEKFESYGEQAKVSELQLSNITVIDREIVYMNILDKDIPRHNNSDIIIKNKDSAKNFIDLFNFYWDNSHTISEYKKLKHK
- a CDS encoding helix-turn-helix domain-containing protein, with product MHNMQVKMLFVKLKAEGMPMYKIAKAIGVHRTTLTLWHKELAEFILIARQDHVDELLYENNNTRLSRIEFISRHINTLYEMLDNPWQLKKTGMKYDEVLTIITKYTKLLHMEYNEKPLQRLIKNADREKMNNENSEIKEAPVWITDMEAFREVQPEENNPEEIEIDYEEPDELDIYEKMEGARDISEEDPEIQKIFKRTRTRTLVGEKREAYLKEAEEYYKSIKGEEKGKRE